The following proteins are co-located in the Mesorhizobium australicum WSM2073 genome:
- a CDS encoding M16 family metallopeptidase, translated as MGVEVSRLSNGLTVATETLPSIESVALGAWVKSGARNEREDEHGMAHLLEHMAFKGTKRRSAFEIASEIEDVGGEINAATSVETTSYYARVLSDDVPLAVDILSDILQESEFDPQELEREQHVILQEIGAAHDTPDDIVFDRFTETAFRHQTIGRSILGTPETVKSFTSKQLHDFIERQYGAERMVIVAAGDIKHDKFVREVENRLGGFRSKADSTIPQYAQYVGGDFREDRDLMDAQIVLGFEGRAYHVRDFYASQVLSMILGGGMSSRLFQEVREKRGLCYSVYAFHWGFSDTGIFGVHAATGQSDIAKLVPVIIDELQKAGESILQEELDRARAQYRAGLIMSAESPASRASQIARQLLLFGRPIAKEELMERLAALTIERLTDLSSRMFSTKPTLTAVGPVGTLAPYEAVLDSLPGTQTTARRLAV; from the coding sequence ATGGGTGTTGAGGTAAGCCGTCTGTCGAACGGCCTGACAGTCGCCACCGAAACCCTTCCAAGTATCGAATCGGTTGCCTTGGGTGCCTGGGTCAAGTCGGGTGCCCGCAATGAACGCGAAGACGAGCACGGCATGGCCCATCTGCTCGAGCACATGGCGTTCAAGGGGACGAAGCGGCGAAGCGCCTTCGAGATCGCCTCGGAAATCGAGGACGTCGGCGGCGAGATCAATGCGGCCACCAGCGTCGAGACCACATCCTACTACGCCAGGGTGCTCTCCGACGATGTGCCGCTGGCCGTCGATATCCTGTCCGACATCCTGCAGGAGTCCGAATTCGACCCGCAGGAACTTGAGCGCGAGCAGCACGTCATCCTGCAGGAGATCGGCGCCGCGCACGACACGCCCGACGACATCGTCTTCGACCGTTTCACCGAGACGGCCTTTCGCCACCAGACCATCGGCCGCTCGATCCTGGGTACGCCCGAAACGGTAAAATCCTTCACCTCCAAGCAGTTGCACGATTTCATAGAACGCCAGTATGGCGCCGAGCGCATGGTGATCGTGGCCGCAGGCGACATCAAGCACGACAAGTTCGTGCGCGAGGTCGAAAACCGGCTCGGCGGTTTCCGCAGCAAGGCCGACAGCACCATCCCGCAATACGCGCAATATGTCGGCGGCGACTTCCGCGAGGACCGCGACCTGATGGACGCGCAGATCGTGCTGGGCTTCGAGGGCCGCGCCTACCATGTGCGGGATTTCTACGCCTCGCAGGTGCTGTCGATGATCCTCGGCGGCGGCATGTCATCGCGCCTGTTCCAGGAGGTCCGCGAAAAACGCGGCCTCTGTTACTCGGTCTACGCCTTCCACTGGGGCTTTTCCGATACGGGCATATTCGGCGTTCACGCCGCGACGGGCCAAAGCGACATCGCCAAGCTGGTGCCTGTCATCATCGACGAGTTGCAGAAGGCCGGCGAGAGCATCCTGCAGGAAGAGCTCGACCGTGCGCGCGCCCAATATCGGGCCGGCCTGATCATGTCGGCCGAAAGCCCGGCCAGCCGCGCCTCGCAGATCGCGCGGCAACTACTCCTTTTCGGCAGGCCGATCGCGAAGGAAGAGCTGATGGAGCGCCTGGCGGCGCTGACGATCGAGCGCCTTACCGACCTGTCGTCGCGGATGTTCTCGACCAAGCCGACGCTTACCGCTGTCGGGCCCGTGGGTACGCTGGCACCATACGAGGCGGTCCTCGATTCGCTTCCGGGCACGCAGACCACGGCCCGCAGGCTCGCCGTCTAA
- a CDS encoding GNAT family N-acetyltransferase encodes MFALPFFRRDLPALKGNLVTLRVPFANDYREWSAVRGESRAFLEPWEPRWSPDELDRTAWRLRISRYREDYAQGTAIAFFIFEKSSGKLAGGITLGNIRHGVSQSGHVGYWIGERFGGRGLMTDAVKVVARFAFDTLRLHRIEAACIPDNIRSIRVLEKAGFRREGLLRSYLRINGIWQDHYLYARIADDPPGAGTKD; translated from the coding sequence GTGTTCGCGCTCCCTTTCTTTCGCCGTGACCTGCCGGCACTGAAGGGCAACCTCGTCACGCTGCGCGTGCCGTTCGCCAACGACTACCGCGAGTGGTCGGCGGTGCGCGGCGAAAGCCGGGCGTTCCTGGAGCCATGGGAGCCGCGCTGGAGCCCGGACGAACTCGACCGCACGGCATGGCGCCTGCGCATCAGCCGCTATCGCGAGGACTACGCACAGGGAACCGCGATCGCCTTCTTCATCTTCGAGAAGTCGAGCGGCAAGCTCGCGGGCGGCATTACGCTCGGCAACATACGCCACGGCGTCTCGCAAAGCGGCCATGTCGGCTACTGGATCGGCGAGCGCTTCGGCGGCCGCGGCCTGATGACAGACGCGGTCAAGGTGGTGGCCCGCTTCGCCTTCGATACGCTGAGGTTGCACCGGATCGAAGCCGCCTGTATTCCCGACAATATCAGGTCGATCCGCGTGCTTGAAAAAGCCGGATTCCGGCGCGAAGGACTTCTGCGATCCTATCTCAGGATCAACGGCATCTGGCAGGATCACTACCTCTACGCCCGGATCGCCGACGATCCGCCGGGCGCTGGAACGAAGGACTGA
- a CDS encoding EAL domain-containing protein — protein MTNSLRNGPLFAFLLATMLTLCAASSAFAVEPIKIARDDVALDLSRAVEIYRNQGENFQVSTAPGPDGIVRRIEVEANDARSTGDWAVFALANTTDQQLDRLIVAPHFRLVNSGIFWPDLGSTRIAAITPSEGFALDRQTSPDADVFRVTLNPGTVITFIAELASPKLPQVYLWDPESYKDSVNSYTLFRGIVIGIAGLLALFLTILFVVKGTSMFPATAALAWAVLAYICVDFGFLNKVIEISPGNEQMWRAGTEVALAATFVVFLFAYLNLNRWHGHFSYGALVWILGLLLIAGVAIVDPAVAAGIARISFAATALTGLGLIIFLGIRGYDRAIMLVPSWVMVLLWLCGSWMAITGMLDNDIAQPALGGGLILIILLIGFTVMQHAFAGGALHQGLFSDLERQALAVAGSGDTVWDWDVLRDRVVTKPDVSIQLGLAPNSLGGAARNWLPVLHADDRDTFRTTLDVVLEHRRGRVSQNFRLRGADGHYHWFALRARPVIGSDGEVIRCVGTMVDVTEQKKSEERLLHDAVHDNLTGLPNRELFMNRLEAIISIARTEEKVRPTVFVIDIDRFKQVNDGLGISAGDTILLTIARRLHRLLKPKDSLSRFAGDQFALMLLSEQDPARIAGVADAIKHAINNPITFAKREIVLTASIGLITWTSAQTSAEDMVKDAELAMHQAKRFGGDRIEPFRPAFRTVGTDRLQFESDLRRAIERREFTLAYQPIVRLEDGSVAGFEALLRWDHPRRGMIPPADFIPVAESCGLIVQLGLFAMQQAAEDLAGWQKQIGDAPLSVSVNLSSRQLIRRDLVSDVRSVIARANLKPRCFRLELTESLVMDNPEQTAHVLTKLKQLGIGLSLDDFGTGYSSLAYLTRFPFDTIKIDKSFVDDSTPKRAVLLKSMVNMAHELGLSVVAEGISDERDALELRQMGCEYVQSFMFGAPMPGEQVLKTLKEQYPLTQA, from the coding sequence TTGACGAATTCCCTGCGAAACGGGCCGCTGTTCGCCTTTCTTCTGGCGACGATGCTGACGCTGTGCGCGGCTTCGTCGGCCTTTGCCGTAGAACCGATCAAGATCGCCCGCGACGATGTCGCGCTCGATCTTTCGCGCGCCGTCGAAATCTACCGCAACCAGGGTGAGAACTTCCAGGTGTCGACCGCGCCCGGGCCGGACGGCATCGTGCGGCGGATCGAGGTCGAAGCCAACGATGCCCGTTCGACCGGCGACTGGGCTGTCTTCGCGCTCGCCAACACCACCGACCAGCAACTCGACAGGCTGATCGTGGCGCCGCACTTCCGGCTGGTCAATTCCGGCATCTTCTGGCCGGATCTGGGTTCTACGCGCATCGCCGCCATCACGCCCAGCGAAGGCTTCGCGCTCGACCGCCAGACCAGCCCCGACGCCGACGTGTTCCGGGTGACGCTGAACCCCGGCACGGTGATCACCTTCATCGCCGAACTCGCCTCGCCGAAGCTGCCGCAGGTCTACCTCTGGGATCCGGAATCCTACAAGGATTCGGTCAATTCCTACACGCTGTTTCGCGGCATCGTCATCGGTATCGCCGGCCTTCTGGCGCTGTTCCTGACCATCCTGTTCGTGGTCAAGGGGACGTCGATGTTCCCGGCGACGGCGGCCCTCGCCTGGGCGGTGCTTGCCTATATCTGTGTCGATTTCGGCTTCCTCAACAAGGTCATCGAGATATCGCCAGGCAACGAGCAGATGTGGCGGGCTGGCACCGAGGTGGCGCTGGCGGCGACTTTCGTGGTGTTCCTGTTTGCCTATCTCAACCTCAACCGGTGGCACGGCCATTTCAGCTATGGCGCGCTGGTCTGGATTCTGGGGCTGCTGCTGATCGCCGGTGTCGCAATCGTCGATCCGGCGGTCGCCGCCGGCATCGCCCGCATCTCGTTTGCCGCGACCGCACTGACCGGGCTCGGCTTGATCATCTTCCTCGGTATTCGTGGTTATGACCGAGCGATCATGCTGGTGCCCAGCTGGGTCATGGTGCTGTTGTGGTTATGCGGATCGTGGATGGCGATCACCGGCATGCTCGATAACGACATCGCCCAGCCGGCACTTGGCGGCGGCTTGATCCTGATCATCCTGCTGATCGGCTTCACCGTCATGCAGCACGCCTTTGCTGGCGGTGCGCTGCATCAGGGGCTATTCTCCGACCTCGAGCGGCAGGCGCTGGCGGTCGCGGGATCGGGCGATACGGTGTGGGATTGGGACGTGCTGCGCGACCGCGTGGTGACCAAACCCGACGTCAGCATCCAGCTCGGCCTTGCGCCCAACAGCCTGGGTGGTGCCGCCCGCAACTGGCTGCCGGTGTTGCATGCCGACGACCGCGACACATTCCGCACCACGCTCGATGTGGTGCTGGAACATCGCCGCGGCCGGGTGTCGCAGAATTTCCGCCTGCGTGGCGCCGATGGGCACTATCACTGGTTTGCCCTGCGCGCACGACCCGTCATCGGATCGGACGGCGAGGTCATCCGCTGCGTCGGTACCATGGTCGACGTCACCGAACAGAAGAAATCCGAGGAACGGCTGCTGCACGACGCCGTGCACGACAATCTGACCGGCCTGCCGAACCGCGAATTGTTCATGAACCGGCTGGAGGCGATCATTTCGATCGCCCGCACCGAAGAGAAGGTGCGGCCGACCGTCTTCGTCATCGATATCGACCGCTTCAAGCAGGTCAATGACGGGCTCGGCATCTCGGCCGGCGACACCATCCTGCTCACCATAGCGCGCCGTCTGCACCGGCTGTTGAAGCCGAAAGATTCGCTGTCGCGCTTCGCCGGCGACCAGTTCGCCCTGATGCTTTTGTCCGAGCAGGACCCTGCCCGCATCGCCGGCGTGGCCGATGCGATCAAGCATGCGATCAACAATCCGATCACCTTTGCCAAGCGCGAAATCGTGCTGACCGCCTCGATCGGCCTGATCACCTGGACCTCGGCGCAAACCTCGGCCGAGGACATGGTCAAGGACGCCGAGCTCGCCATGCACCAGGCCAAGCGTTTCGGCGGCGACAGGATCGAGCCGTTCCGCCCGGCGTTCCGCACCGTCGGCACCGATCGCCTGCAGTTCGAATCCGATCTGCGGCGCGCCATCGAGCGGCGCGAATTCACGCTGGCCTACCAGCCGATCGTGCGGCTCGAGGATGGCAGTGTCGCCGGCTTCGAGGCCCTGCTGCGCTGGGACCATCCGCGCCGCGGCATGATCCCGCCGGCCGATTTCATCCCGGTCGCGGAAAGCTGCGGGCTGATCGTGCAGCTTGGGCTGTTTGCCATGCAGCAGGCGGCTGAGGATCTGGCAGGATGGCAAAAGCAGATCGGCGACGCGCCGCTGTCGGTGTCGGTCAACCTGTCCAGCCGCCAGCTCATCCGCCGCGACCTGGTCAGCGACGTGCGTTCCGTGATCGCGCGCGCCAATTTGAAGCCGCGCTGCTTCCGGCTCGAACTGACCGAGTCGCTGGTCATGGACAATCCCGAGCAGACGGCCCATGTGCTGACCAAGCTCAAGCAGCTCGGCATCGGCCTGTCGCTGGACGATTTCGGCACCGGCTATTCATCGCTCGCCTATCTGACGCGGTTCCCGTTCGACACCATCAAGATCGACAAGAGCTTCGTCGACGACAGCACGCCAAAACGCGCGGTGTTGCTCAAATCCATGGTCAACATGGCGCATGAGCTCGGCCTTTCGGTGGTCGCTGAGGGCATATCAGACGAGCGCGATGCGCTGGAGCTGCGCCAGATGGGATGCGAATATGTCCAGAGCTTCATGTTCGGCGCGCCGATGCCGGGTGAGCAGGTGCTGAAGACGTTGAAGGAGCAGTATCCGCTCACGCAGGCCTAA
- a CDS encoding LysR family transcriptional regulator, whose product MMRSELNELAAFAMVARERSFTRAAAKLGVSQSALSHTIRGLEQRLELRLLARTTKSVAPTAAGAALLKDLSPALEQIAAALDGARSLRRRPAGRLRIVMSRSAAVMVLLPRLAAFAQAYPDIVLDVVTTTGPVDLVAGEFDAGIQLGEYIQKDLIAVRVTPELRLAVVGSPGYFSSRRIPQKPRDLRDHQCIALRLPGGPSRWEFERARKSVTINASGSLIIDDTHLVIQAALAGVGLGLAYEEQVAQYIAERRLVRVLEEWTPPIPGFFLFYPSRQLQPAALSALVNALRLSQQ is encoded by the coding sequence ATGATGAGAAGCGAACTGAACGAACTCGCCGCGTTCGCGATGGTCGCCCGGGAACGAAGCTTTACACGAGCCGCGGCAAAACTAGGCGTGTCTCAATCTGCGCTGAGCCACACTATCCGTGGGCTCGAGCAGCGGCTCGAGCTACGGCTTTTGGCTCGAACGACGAAGAGCGTCGCGCCAACAGCCGCAGGGGCCGCTCTCTTGAAAGACCTGTCTCCGGCGCTTGAGCAAATCGCTGCTGCCCTTGACGGAGCGCGAAGCCTCAGGCGGCGCCCTGCGGGGCGCCTTCGAATTGTGATGTCACGCTCGGCCGCCGTAATGGTGCTGCTGCCACGGCTCGCGGCATTCGCGCAGGCCTACCCCGATATCGTTCTCGACGTTGTCACCACGACAGGCCCTGTAGACCTCGTTGCCGGCGAGTTCGATGCCGGTATCCAGCTCGGCGAATATATTCAGAAAGATCTGATCGCGGTACGCGTCACGCCGGAGTTGCGGCTGGCTGTGGTGGGATCGCCTGGTTATTTCTCATCACGAAGAATCCCGCAAAAGCCGAGGGATCTCAGGGATCATCAATGCATAGCCCTGCGTCTTCCAGGCGGTCCATCTCGGTGGGAGTTCGAGCGTGCGAGAAAGTCGGTCACGATCAACGCCAGCGGCTCGCTCATAATCGACGATACTCACCTGGTGATTCAGGCGGCGCTCGCCGGCGTTGGTCTCGGTCTCGCCTATGAAGAGCAAGTCGCGCAGTATATCGCGGAGCGACGGCTTGTCCGCGTCCTGGAGGAATGGACGCCGCCAATCCCAGGCTTTTTCCTGTTTTATCCCAGTCGTCAGCTCCAGCCAGCGGCGCTGTCAGCACTGGTCAATGCGCTGCGACTCTCGCAACAATAG
- a CDS encoding MBL fold metallo-hydrolase has protein sequence MIVTFRSDNVLGCTAGAWRVWSLSDGYIEMSADLLRGPRNKPVPQVAQAGALRLSVNCFALAGPGVDGILIDSGGGGWASTTGRLDQTLVEASIDPASITVLALTHAHQDHVYGLLTPDDRVLFPNLKAIVIAEEAVESFLAETNLARFRSLLKPVRNGDQVAERLRAVALPGHAPGHIGYAFDTNEARFLFFGDIVHVPALQFGNPALSWGYDDDQAIARATRQKVFRDAAEAGTWIAGAHLGWPGIGRVMREDGAYGYEPA, from the coding sequence ATGATCGTAACATTCCGCAGCGATAACGTCCTCGGCTGCACCGCCGGCGCCTGGCGGGTCTGGTCGCTCTCGGACGGCTATATCGAGATGTCGGCGGACCTTCTGCGCGGCCCGCGCAACAAACCGGTGCCGCAAGTCGCGCAGGCAGGGGCGCTCCGCCTGTCCGTCAATTGCTTTGCCCTCGCGGGTCCAGGCGTTGACGGCATTCTGATCGACAGTGGAGGAGGCGGCTGGGCCTCAACAACAGGACGCCTCGATCAAACCCTGGTCGAAGCCAGCATCGATCCTGCCTCGATCACGGTCTTGGCGCTCACCCATGCCCACCAGGATCATGTGTACGGGCTTTTGACGCCGGACGACCGGGTCCTCTTTCCGAATTTGAAAGCGATCGTAATCGCCGAGGAGGCTGTGGAGAGCTTTCTCGCCGAAACAAACCTTGCGCGGTTCAGATCCTTGTTGAAGCCCGTGCGGAATGGCGACCAGGTGGCCGAGCGATTGAGAGCAGTTGCCCTGCCGGGTCATGCTCCCGGTCACATCGGCTACGCTTTCGACACGAACGAGGCCCGCTTCCTGTTCTTCGGGGACATCGTTCATGTGCCGGCCTTGCAGTTTGGCAATCCCGCGTTGAGTTGGGGCTATGACGACGACCAAGCGATCGCACGCGCAACGCGCCAGAAGGTTTTCCGCGACGCGGCCGAGGCTGGAACATGGATCGCCGGAGCGCACCTTGGCTGGCCGGGCATCGGCCGCGTGATGCGTGAGGACGGAGCGTACGGCTATGAGCCGGCATAG
- a CDS encoding YqgE/AlgH family protein translates to MDLLRHKKTAAGRGFLDDQFLIAMPGMKDDRFTRSVIYICAHSDEGAMGLIINQTQQMLFPDLLVQLGIMNEQEAIRLPAQARDFVVRNGGPVDRSRGFVLHSGDYRVDSSLTVSDDICLTATVDILRAISSGRGPRRALMALGYSGWGAGQLETEIAENGWLTCPATPELLFDADIERKYDRILASIGIDLAHLSLAAGHA, encoded by the coding sequence ATGGATTTGTTGCGCCACAAAAAGACAGCCGCCGGCCGCGGCTTTCTCGACGATCAGTTCCTGATTGCCATGCCTGGTATGAAGGACGACCGTTTCACGCGCTCGGTCATCTACATCTGCGCCCATAGCGATGAAGGCGCGATGGGCCTGATCATCAACCAGACGCAGCAGATGCTGTTCCCGGACCTTCTGGTACAGCTCGGCATCATGAACGAGCAGGAGGCGATCCGCCTGCCGGCACAGGCGCGCGATTTCGTCGTGCGCAATGGCGGGCCTGTCGACCGCAGCCGGGGCTTCGTCCTGCATTCGGGCGACTACCGTGTGGATTCCTCGCTCACCGTTTCCGACGACATCTGCCTGACCGCGACCGTCGACATACTGCGGGCGATATCGTCAGGGCGCGGGCCGCGCCGCGCGCTCATGGCGCTCGGTTATTCCGGCTGGGGCGCCGGCCAGTTGGAAACCGAGATCGCCGAGAATGGCTGGTTGACCTGCCCGGCGACGCCGGAATTGCTGTTCGATGCCGACATCGAACGCAAATACGACCGGATTCTCGCCTCCATCGGCATCGATCTCGCCCATCTCAGCCTGGCCGCCGGGCACGCTTGA
- a CDS encoding protein-disulfide reductase DsbD domain-containing protein, whose product MQSLKILLLGAAIGLAAALPASASSSAWYNSEGGKVRLVTSGKPDDAGRIYGVLDIALKPGWKTYWRDPGDAGVPPQLDVSASTNIADATLSFPAPQRHDDGYGKWAGYNYPVSLPVTFTLAAPNQPAVIDADVFLGICESICIPVQTRLSVDPASDPDNADDAALVKASFTALPAAAKPDFGIKVLPGDHETLVVEASFPGDPQAADFFVAGERDYMFGTPSRSEKDGKLIFTVPILDRPSTTPTDGGLHYTLTSSAGAVEGLLPFP is encoded by the coding sequence ATGCAAAGCTTGAAAATCCTGTTGCTCGGCGCCGCCATTGGATTGGCGGCCGCCCTCCCCGCCAGCGCCTCCTCATCCGCCTGGTACAACAGCGAAGGCGGCAAGGTGCGGCTGGTGACATCAGGCAAGCCGGACGACGCCGGCCGCATATACGGTGTTCTCGATATCGCGCTCAAACCCGGCTGGAAGACTTATTGGCGCGACCCGGGCGATGCAGGTGTGCCGCCGCAGCTCGACGTTTCGGCCAGCACCAATATAGCCGATGCGACGCTGTCTTTTCCCGCGCCGCAGCGCCACGATGATGGCTATGGCAAATGGGCCGGTTACAATTATCCGGTTTCCTTGCCCGTGACGTTCACGCTGGCGGCGCCGAACCAGCCGGCGGTGATCGATGCCGACGTCTTTCTCGGCATTTGCGAATCTATCTGCATCCCCGTGCAGACACGGCTGAGCGTCGACCCCGCTTCCGATCCCGATAATGCCGACGACGCGGCGCTGGTGAAGGCGAGTTTCACCGCACTGCCGGCTGCGGCAAAGCCTGACTTCGGCATCAAGGTGCTGCCCGGCGATCACGAGACGCTGGTTGTCGAGGCAAGTTTTCCTGGCGATCCGCAGGCAGCGGATTTCTTCGTTGCCGGCGAACGCGACTATATGTTCGGCACACCTTCCCGCTCGGAAAAGGACGGCAAGCTGATCTTCACCGTGCCGATCCTCGATCGCCCTTCGACGACGCCGACCGACGGCGGGCTTCACTACACGTTGACGAGTTCGGCGGGCGCGGTCGAAGGGTTGCTGCCTTTCCCTTGA
- a CDS encoding peroxiredoxin — MTISVGDKLPEATFKTMTADGAKPITSAEIFPGKKVVLFGVPGAFTPTCSNNHLPGYLENHDAILARGVDTIAVVSVNDVHVMGAWARFTGGEGKILFLADGNGDFAKAVGLDADYSGGGMGLRSKRFSMIIDDGKVTALNVETKPGVDESGAAHILGQL, encoded by the coding sequence ATGACCATCTCCGTTGGCGACAAGCTGCCCGAGGCGACCTTCAAGACCATGACCGCGGACGGCGCCAAGCCGATCACGTCGGCCGAGATTTTTCCGGGCAAGAAAGTGGTGCTGTTCGGCGTTCCCGGCGCCTTCACGCCGACCTGCAGCAACAACCACCTGCCCGGCTATCTCGAGAACCATGACGCGATCCTGGCGCGCGGCGTCGACACCATCGCCGTCGTTTCGGTCAACGACGTCCACGTCATGGGCGCCTGGGCGCGCTTCACCGGCGGCGAAGGCAAGATCCTGTTCCTCGCCGACGGCAATGGCGATTTCGCCAAGGCGGTCGGTCTTGACGCGGACTACTCCGGTGGCGGCATGGGCCTGCGTTCGAAGCGGTTTTCGATGATCATCGACGACGGCAAGGTTACCGCGCTCAATGTCGAGACCAAACCCGGTGTCGACGAGTCCGGCGCGGCTCATATTCTCGGCCAGCTCTGA
- a CDS encoding DUF2938 domain-containing protein: MFDIFWRAVAIGVGATVLMDLWAFFLHKAFGQPRPNWGPVGRWVWHLRDRVFHDDIGDAAPYAYEQALGWAFHYFVGIAYGIILVMLAGAGWLAAPTFLPAFILGIVTVGAGWFLLAPGMGAGWAASKRPNPMRIRALNLVSHTVFALGLYGTALLIR; encoded by the coding sequence ATGTTTGACATCTTCTGGCGCGCTGTCGCGATCGGCGTCGGCGCGACCGTCCTGATGGATCTCTGGGCCTTCTTCCTGCACAAGGCGTTCGGCCAGCCACGCCCGAACTGGGGGCCGGTCGGGCGCTGGGTCTGGCACCTCCGCGACAGGGTGTTTCACGACGATATCGGCGATGCGGCGCCCTACGCATATGAGCAAGCGCTGGGCTGGGCCTTCCATTACTTTGTCGGCATCGCCTACGGCATCATCCTGGTGATGCTGGCGGGCGCGGGCTGGCTGGCCGCGCCGACCTTCCTGCCGGCCTTCATCCTCGGCATCGTTACCGTCGGCGCCGGCTGGTTCCTGCTGGCGCCAGGCATGGGCGCCGGCTGGGCGGCCTCGAAGCGGCCAAATCCGATGCGGATCCGGGCGCTCAATCTGGTCTCGCACACGGTGTTCGCGCTCGGGCTCTACGGTACGGCGCTGCTGATCCGGTAG